Proteins encoded by one window of Erwinia pyrifoliae DSM 12163:
- a CDS encoding MFS transporter has product MQASIDATPVNSRGKVMVASLVGTAIEFFDFYIYATAAVIVFPHIFFPQGDTTVATLQSLATFAIAFVARPIGSALFGHFGDRAGRKVTLVASLLTMGISTVAIGLLPGYASIGVFAPLLLALARFGQGLGLGGEWGGAALLATENAPAKKRALYGSFPQLGAPIGFFFANGTFLLLSWLLSDEQFMNWGWRVPFILSAVLVLIGLYVRVSLHESPVFAKVQREKKQVKVPIGTLLSKHLGTTIIGTFIMLATYTLFYIMTVYSMTYGTTPAPNGLGIARNTFLWMLMLAVIGFGVMVPVAGLLADRFGRRKTMIVITLLIIAFALIFPSMLGSGNQALIMAFLLCGLSIMGLTFGPMGALLPELFPTEVRYTGASFSYNLSSILGASVAPYIATWLAHTYGLFYVGIYLAAMACLTLVALILCKETRSASLFD; this is encoded by the coding sequence ATGCAAGCCTCTATCGACGCCACCCCCGTAAACTCACGCGGTAAAGTGATGGTCGCTTCACTGGTCGGAACGGCTATTGAATTTTTCGACTTCTATATTTATGCCACAGCAGCGGTGATCGTTTTTCCGCATATCTTCTTCCCACAAGGTGATACCACCGTCGCCACGCTCCAGTCGCTGGCGACCTTCGCCATTGCCTTTGTGGCGCGTCCGATTGGCTCCGCCTTATTCGGTCACTTTGGCGATCGTGCCGGGCGCAAAGTCACGCTGGTGGCTTCGCTGCTGACGATGGGTATTTCAACCGTTGCTATCGGCCTGCTGCCGGGTTACGCCAGTATTGGCGTGTTCGCCCCGCTGCTGCTGGCGCTGGCGCGTTTTGGTCAGGGACTCGGCCTCGGTGGCGAATGGGGCGGCGCCGCCCTGCTGGCGACCGAAAATGCCCCGGCGAAAAAGCGTGCGCTGTACGGGTCATTCCCGCAACTCGGCGCACCAATCGGCTTCTTCTTTGCCAACGGCACCTTCCTGTTGCTCTCCTGGCTGCTGAGCGACGAACAGTTTATGAACTGGGGATGGCGCGTGCCGTTTATTCTTTCTGCGGTGCTGGTGCTGATTGGTCTGTACGTGCGCGTGTCGCTGCATGAGTCGCCGGTCTTCGCCAAAGTACAAAGAGAGAAAAAACAGGTAAAAGTGCCAATTGGCACCCTGCTGAGCAAGCATCTGGGGACCACCATCATCGGTACTTTTATTATGCTGGCGACCTATACGCTGTTCTACATCATGACCGTCTATTCGATGACTTACGGCACCACGCCCGCGCCCAATGGCTTAGGGATTGCACGTAATACCTTCCTGTGGATGCTGATGTTAGCGGTGATCGGTTTTGGCGTGATGGTGCCGGTTGCCGGACTGCTGGCGGACCGTTTTGGTCGTCGCAAGACGATGATAGTGATTACGCTGTTGATTATCGCTTTCGCGTTGATTTTCCCGTCAATGCTGGGTTCCGGTAATCAGGCGCTGATTATGGCTTTTCTGCTATGCGGCCTGAGCATTATGGGGCTGACCTTTGGCCCAATGGGGGCGCTGCTGCCGGAGCTGTTTCCTACCGAGGTGCGTTATACCGGGGCATCGTTCTCGTATAATCTGTCGTCAATTCTGGGTGCTTCCGTCGCCCCCTATATTGCCACCTGGTTAGCGCACACTTACGGACTGTTCTACGTCGGGATATATCTGGCGGCGATGGCCTGTCTGACGCTGGTGGCGCTCATCTTGTGTAAAGAGACGCGCAGCGCATCGCTGTTTGATTAA
- a CDS encoding AsmA family protein: MARTGKVISWIGGIFLLLVVVIVAVVALFDWNRLKPIINRKVSAEINRPFAIRGDLGVSWQRNRNEPGWHGWVPWPQVYAQDIMLGNPPYVPDVTMVHLQRVEATLSPLALLSQQIYLPRIALQQPQAKLVQTADGKNNWTFNLAGSGNQQASKEPSAWSFRLDSIAFDRGTVSYRDAINKADVQVVVDPLGKAVPYAQLAGGDDKQKGAADFVFGWRASGTYNNEKLRGEGKIGGMLSLRSQNTPFPVAADVHNGTTRVRIAGTVQDPMNLGGVDLRLRFSGDTLANLYGLTGVLLPETPPYETDGHLTARFQQPDGAVFRYQNFNGHIGDSDIRGSLAYRQGKPRPELTGTLESLQLRVADLGPLIGVDSGKDSAKTARAKAQRGATSPQPAGRVLPHDKFDTQSWQVMDADVRFRGRRIEHSSSLPVSDLSTHLTLKNGDLLLDPLRFGMAGGSLNATVRLQGDRSPMQGRVDLHARHLKLRQLFPDVAAMRSALGQINGDASLNGRGNSVAELLATSNGSLKLLMNDGLISRSLMEIVGLNVGNYVVGKLFGDDEVKINCAAADLQVKQGLASSRLLVFDTENAMINVTGSTNFANERLDLTINPESKGIRIITLRSPLYVRGTFKNPDAGVKTGSLLARGAAALALGTVVAPAAALLALISPSDNDENPCTRVLQQIKK; the protein is encoded by the coding sequence ATGGCGCGAACGGGAAAAGTGATAAGTTGGATCGGCGGAATTTTTTTATTGCTGGTGGTCGTCATTGTGGCGGTGGTCGCGCTCTTTGACTGGAATCGCCTGAAACCCATTATCAATCGAAAAGTTTCGGCGGAGATTAACCGGCCGTTTGCTATCCGTGGCGATCTTGGCGTGAGCTGGCAGCGTAACCGCAATGAACCCGGCTGGCACGGTTGGGTTCCCTGGCCACAGGTGTATGCGCAGGACATCATGCTGGGCAACCCGCCCTATGTCCCCGATGTCACGATGGTTCACCTGCAACGGGTGGAAGCCACGCTTTCCCCGCTGGCGCTGTTAAGTCAGCAGATTTATTTGCCGAGGATCGCACTGCAGCAGCCGCAGGCTAAGCTGGTGCAGACTGCCGACGGCAAGAATAACTGGACGTTTAATCTTGCCGGCAGCGGTAACCAGCAGGCCAGTAAGGAACCCTCTGCGTGGTCTTTCCGCCTCGACAGCATCGCTTTCGATCGGGGAACCGTCAGCTATCGTGATGCCATAAATAAGGCCGATGTGCAGGTGGTGGTCGATCCGCTGGGTAAAGCGGTGCCTTATGCCCAGCTGGCCGGTGGCGACGATAAGCAAAAAGGCGCGGCCGACTTTGTTTTCGGCTGGCGCGCCAGCGGCACATACAACAATGAAAAGCTACGTGGCGAGGGCAAAATTGGCGGCATGCTGTCACTGCGCAGCCAGAACACGCCATTCCCCGTTGCGGCCGATGTGCACAATGGCACCACTCGCGTGCGCATCGCGGGCACGGTGCAGGACCCGATGAATCTGGGCGGGGTGGATCTGCGTCTGCGCTTCTCCGGCGACACGCTGGCTAACCTCTACGGGCTGACCGGCGTGCTGCTGCCGGAAACGCCTCCCTATGAAACCGACGGCCACCTGACGGCGCGGTTCCAGCAGCCGGACGGGGCGGTATTCCGCTATCAGAACTTTAACGGCCATATCGGCGACAGCGATATTCGCGGCTCGCTCGCCTACCGTCAGGGCAAACCCCGGCCTGAGCTAACCGGGACGCTGGAGTCGCTGCAGCTGCGCGTGGCTGACCTCGGCCCGCTGATTGGCGTTGACTCCGGTAAAGACAGCGCGAAAACGGCACGAGCGAAGGCGCAACGTGGGGCAACATCTCCCCAACCTGCTGGCCGGGTACTGCCACACGATAAGTTTGATACGCAAAGCTGGCAGGTGATGGATGCGGATGTGCGCTTTCGTGGCAGGCGCATTGAGCACAGCAGTTCACTGCCGGTGAGCGATCTGTCGACCCATTTAACCCTAAAAAATGGCGACCTGCTGCTCGATCCGCTGCGTTTTGGTATGGCAGGGGGCAGCCTCAATGCCACCGTGCGCTTACAGGGCGATCGGTCGCCGATGCAGGGGCGCGTCGATCTGCATGCGCGGCATCTCAAGCTGCGCCAGCTGTTCCCCGACGTGGCAGCCATGCGCAGTGCGCTTGGCCAGATAAACGGCGATGCCAGTCTGAACGGGCGTGGCAATTCGGTGGCGGAACTGCTTGCCACCAGCAACGGCTCTCTGAAACTGCTGATGAACGATGGCCTGATCAGCCGCAGCCTGATGGAGATAGTCGGCCTTAACGTCGGCAACTACGTGGTGGGTAAACTGTTTGGCGATGACGAAGTGAAAATCAACTGCGCCGCCGCCGATTTGCAGGTGAAACAAGGGCTGGCTTCGTCGCGCCTGTTGGTGTTTGATACCGAAAACGCGATGATCAATGTTACCGGCAGCACCAACTTTGCCAACGAGCGCCTCGATCTGACGATTAACCCGGAGAGTAAGGGCATCAGGATTATTACCCTTCGTTCACCGCTCTACGTGCGCGGCACCTTTAAAAACCCGGATGCCGGGGTGAAAACCGGTTCGCTGCTGGCTCGTGGTGCCGCCGCCCTGGCATTGGGTACGGTGGTGGCTCCGGCCGCCGCGCTACTGGCGCTGATCTCGCCCAGCGATAACGATGAGAACCCGTGCACCCGCGTATTACAGCAGATCAAAAAGTAA